In Armatimonadota bacterium, the following proteins share a genomic window:
- the hemY gene encoding protoporphyrinogen oxidase → MNTPHIVIVGGGITGLSAAYYLQRIRQQADTPLRITLIEAQNRLGGKVGTVHQEGFLIDTGPDSFLAQKPWAVQLCRELGMEGEIISPSARKFFMLIRGKLHAVPHELVSLVPSRPQALWKTTFISLWGKLRASMEGLVPARRDVEDESLGAFMRRRFGKEFAVKFAEPLMAGVHAGHPDRLSMAAVYPMYWEMERQYGSITRGLMHLRRQRQPGKGSREVSPFVALRYGMGSLVERLEQNLKEVDVWLCATVTGVAPLPDGSVNIHLGHGEPLHADVVILTTPAYTTADWLQLFAPDAARFLREIPYASTAVVSLAYRREGIEHPLEGSGFLVPRTERLPITGCTWSSSKWEGRAPDGSVLLRVFIGYAGADQIVEQQWDDLLARAAHDALQPLLGIREEPVMIQVNRWLKAMPQYEVGHLARLQKAEAALSAYPAILLAGSAYRGVGVPDCVKQGKEAAEKAWQRALQLTTA, encoded by the coding sequence ATGAACACGCCTCACATTGTCATCGTCGGTGGCGGGATAACCGGATTGTCGGCGGCGTATTACCTGCAGCGCATCCGGCAACAGGCAGACACGCCACTACGCATCACACTGATAGAAGCGCAAAACCGTCTGGGCGGCAAGGTGGGCACGGTGCATCAGGAAGGCTTTCTGATCGACACCGGTCCCGACTCGTTCCTCGCGCAGAAGCCCTGGGCCGTGCAGCTCTGTCGTGAGTTGGGCATGGAGGGCGAGATTATCTCCCCATCCGCCCGCAAGTTTTTCATGCTCATCCGGGGTAAATTGCACGCTGTACCCCACGAGCTGGTGTCGCTGGTGCCCTCCCGTCCCCAAGCATTGTGGAAGACTACCTTTATCTCGCTCTGGGGCAAACTGCGAGCCAGCATGGAAGGTCTCGTACCCGCACGAAGGGATGTGGAGGACGAATCGCTCGGAGCGTTCATGCGCCGACGTTTCGGCAAAGAGTTCGCCGTGAAGTTCGCCGAGCCTCTCATGGCGGGCGTACATGCCGGACATCCAGACCGCCTGAGCATGGCAGCAGTATATCCCATGTACTGGGAGATGGAGCGCCAATACGGCAGCATCACGCGCGGGCTAATGCATCTGCGCCGCCAGCGACAGCCGGGTAAAGGTTCGCGTGAGGTTTCGCCGTTTGTGGCTCTGCGCTATGGCATGGGCAGTTTGGTGGAACGGCTGGAACAGAATCTGAAAGAGGTAGATGTCTGGCTCTGTGCGACAGTTACTGGCGTCGCTCCCCTGCCCGATGGCTCGGTAAACATCCACCTTGGGCACGGCGAGCCTCTGCATGCGGACGTCGTCATCCTGACCACTCCTGCCTACACGACCGCAGATTGGCTCCAGCTCTTCGCGCCCGATGCCGCACGCTTCTTGCGGGAAATCCCGTACGCTTCCACCGCCGTCGTGTCGCTTGCCTATCGGAGGGAAGGGATAGAGCATCCTCTAGAAGGCAGTGGTTTCCTCGTGCCGCGCACGGAGCGTTTGCCCATCACCGGCTGCACCTGGTCTTCCAGCAAGTGGGAGGGGCGTGCGCCGGATGGGAGTGTGTTGTTGCGGGTGTTTATCGGCTATGCGGGCGCGGACCAGATTGTGGAACAACAATGGGACGACCTGCTCGCCCGTGCAGCGCATGACGCCCTCCAACCTCTGCTCGGCATCCGCGAAGAGCCGGTGATGATACAGGTCAATCGGTGGCTGAAGGCGATGCCCCAGTACGAGGTGGGACATCTTGCGCGTCTGCAGAAGGCGGAAGCTGCGCTATCAGCATACCCTGCTATCCTTCTCGCCGGTTCCGCCTATCGCGGCGTAGGCGTGCCCGACTGCGTGAAGCAGGGCAAGGAAGCGGCGGAGAAGGCGTGGCAAAGGGCGTTGCAACTCACAACCGCCTAG
- a CDS encoding radical SAM protein has protein sequence MLDITQRPLLVYWELTRACELACRHCRAEAVPNRHPDELTTEEGFRLLDQLTTFGNPLPHIVITGGDPLKRPDLWELIRAARERGFTVAITPSGTYALTPDIVRRFKQEGIWMMALSIDGSTAERHDGIRQVSGSFEQTVRAAQWAREAELPIQVNTLVCEQTADDLPAIYDLITDLGAARWSLFFLIQVGRGKGLEEISPEHSERICEWLFEKANEGRVDIKTTEAPHYRRVALQHDLSRKPNRIAETIRRGFGIRDGAGIMFISHVGDVYPSGFLPRKAGNVREQSPVDIYRHSLLFQSLRDVDQLKGKCRYCDYRKICGGSRARAFAYTGDPLESDPLCSYVSEEARSRGYGLVAV, from the coding sequence ATGTTAGATATCACACAGCGACCGCTGTTAGTATACTGGGAACTCACCCGCGCGTGCGAACTCGCATGCCGTCACTGTCGCGCGGAGGCGGTTCCGAACCGCCATCCTGACGAACTGACCACCGAAGAGGGTTTTCGGCTGCTGGACCAGCTGACAACATTCGGCAATCCCTTGCCCCACATCGTCATTACAGGTGGCGACCCGTTGAAGCGTCCCGACCTGTGGGAGCTGATACGCGCCGCCCGTGAACGAGGCTTTACCGTGGCCATTACACCTAGCGGAACCTACGCCCTTACGCCCGACATCGTGCGCCGCTTCAAACAAGAGGGCATCTGGATGATGGCGCTGAGCATCGACGGCTCCACCGCCGAACGACACGACGGCATCCGCCAGGTGTCCGGTAGTTTCGAGCAGACCGTGCGTGCGGCGCAGTGGGCGCGTGAAGCAGAGCTGCCCATTCAGGTCAATACCCTCGTCTGCGAGCAAACTGCCGACGACCTGCCCGCTATATATGACCTGATTACCGACCTGGGCGCAGCACGCTGGAGCCTCTTTTTCCTGATTCAAGTGGGGCGGGGCAAGGGGTTGGAGGAAATCTCCCCCGAACACAGCGAGCGCATCTGCGAGTGGCTCTTCGAGAAGGCAAACGAAGGCAGAGTGGACATCAAAACCACCGAAGCACCCCACTACCGCCGCGTTGCCTTGCAGCACGACCTGTCCAGGAAACCCAACCGCATCGCCGAAACCATCCGGCGCGGCTTCGGCATCCGGGACGGCGCGGGCATTATGTTCATCTCGCATGTAGGAGATGTGTACCCGTCCGGATTTCTGCCACGCAAAGCGGGCAACGTGCGCGAACAGAGCCCGGTGGATATTTACCGCCACTCCCTGCTTTTCCAGTCTCTGCGGGATGTAGACCAGCTGAAAGGCAAATGCAGGTATTGTGACTATCGCAAGATATGTGGAGGCTCACGGGCACGTGCCTTTGCCTACACGGGCGACCCACTGGAGAGCGACCCGCTGTGTTCCTACGTGTCAGAGGAGGCGCGAAGCAGAGGGTACGGGCTGGTAGCGGTCTAG
- the hemE gene encoding uroporphyrinogen decarboxylase, with product MSEHFNDRFLRACRREPVDATPIWLMRQAGRYLPEYRQLREKYSMLELCTTPELAAEVTLMPLRRFELDAAILFSDLTIPFLAMDVPFTLKENVGPVITHPVRTAEDIHALRIMEPNDDLPFVAESIRLLRRELKVPLIGFAGAPFTLAAYLVEGGASRDYSRVRALMYSQPQLWDALLSLLAENVVRFLKAQIEAGVQAVQLFDSWVGVVGAAAYRRHLLPVMQRIVNELKPLGAPIITFGTGTAPLLEAMRETGSDVIGIDWRVPLDEAWQRLGECAIQGNLDPAVMLASANVVQAEARDILRRAGGRTGHIFNLGHGVLPETPVENVQILIDTVHIGQ from the coding sequence ATGAGCGAACATTTCAATGACCGTTTCCTGCGTGCTTGTCGGCGCGAGCCAGTAGACGCTACCCCAATATGGCTTATGCGGCAGGCAGGACGTTACCTGCCCGAATACCGCCAGCTGCGCGAGAAGTACTCGATGCTGGAGCTGTGCACCACCCCTGAACTGGCGGCGGAAGTGACCCTAATGCCCTTACGACGCTTCGAACTGGATGCGGCAATACTCTTCTCCGACCTCACCATCCCTTTTCTGGCGATGGACGTGCCTTTCACGCTCAAGGAGAACGTCGGTCCGGTCATCACCCATCCGGTGCGAACGGCTGAGGACATACATGCCCTGCGCATTATGGAGCCGAACGACGACCTGCCTTTTGTGGCAGAGAGCATCCGCCTTTTGCGCCGGGAACTGAAAGTTCCGCTTATCGGTTTCGCGGGCGCGCCTTTTACGCTGGCAGCGTATCTGGTGGAAGGCGGTGCATCGCGTGACTATAGCCGCGTGCGTGCGTTAATGTACAGTCAGCCGCAGCTGTGGGACGCGCTTCTTTCGCTGTTAGCAGAGAACGTGGTACGCTTCCTGAAAGCGCAGATAGAAGCGGGCGTGCAGGCGGTGCAATTGTTCGATAGCTGGGTGGGCGTGGTAGGTGCTGCTGCCTATCGGCGCCACCTTCTACCTGTGATGCAACGGATTGTGAACGAACTGAAACCGCTGGGCGCACCCATCATCACTTTCGGCACGGGCACGGCGCCGCTCCTGGAGGCGATGCGAGAGACCGGTTCGGACGTCATTGGCATAGACTGGCGTGTGCCCCTGGATGAGGCGTGGCAACGGTTGGGAGAATGCGCGATACAGGGCAACCTGGACCCGGCAGTAATGCTAGCTTCCGCCAATGTCGTGCAGGCGGAAGCACGGGACATACTGCGTCGGGCAGGTGGGCGAACCGGGCATATTTTTAATCTGGGACACGGCGTGTTGCCTGAAACGCCTGTGGAGAATGTACAGATCCTGATCGACACGGTTCACATCGGACAATGA
- the hemA gene encoding glutamyl-tRNA reductase — protein MQKLVVVGLSHRTASLETRERFAFEGAALREALEWLRERGVDECAILSTCNRTEIYACTPHDDLLVHFLHEWEGLPLGALQPYLYIKRGEEAIEHLFRVAAGLDSQVLGESEILGQVKQAWEKAREADATGVLLNSLFQRAVAVGKRVRAETALGRQVVSLGSLAVRAALQHKPDIGNATIIVIGTGTMGRRVVKELAEFHPKALYILSHTFSYATALANDTGATPLALGALQQVLPEADIIFTATTAPHPILDITCLAPLQDMRAENPLLILDLGVPRNTDPAVRLLPFVRLYDIEDLKVLSDAHYEARVREVPSALRIIEEELDDYLSWWHTRGAAPLITALQEFAEQVRQQQLEWALPKLGNLNEHQRRVIEQLTVRIVKQLLHRPISELRNLLDEGDALPIFARVFGLEQQERAVALATSPEEEP, from the coding sequence GTGCAGAAACTGGTAGTGGTTGGGTTAAGTCATCGCACCGCCTCCCTCGAAACGCGAGAGCGCTTCGCCTTTGAAGGAGCAGCGCTGCGGGAAGCCCTTGAGTGGCTCCGTGAACGCGGTGTGGATGAATGTGCTATCCTGTCCACCTGTAACCGCACCGAGATTTATGCCTGCACCCCCCATGATGACCTGCTGGTGCATTTCCTACACGAATGGGAAGGGTTGCCACTTGGTGCGCTACAGCCGTATCTGTACATCAAACGCGGTGAAGAGGCGATAGAACACCTGTTCCGTGTGGCAGCAGGGCTGGACTCGCAGGTGCTGGGTGAGTCGGAGATTTTAGGGCAGGTGAAGCAGGCGTGGGAAAAGGCACGGGAGGCGGACGCAACGGGTGTGTTGCTGAACTCGTTATTCCAGCGCGCGGTAGCGGTTGGCAAGCGTGTCAGGGCAGAAACCGCACTGGGCAGGCAGGTGGTATCCTTAGGCTCGCTGGCGGTTCGGGCGGCACTACAGCATAAACCGGATATTGGCAACGCCACCATCATCGTCATCGGAACCGGCACCATGGGCAGGCGGGTGGTCAAAGAGCTTGCGGAGTTCCACCCGAAGGCGCTCTATATCCTCAGCCACACCTTTTCGTATGCTACCGCCCTTGCCAACGATACCGGCGCGACTCCACTGGCTCTGGGCGCTTTACAACAGGTGCTGCCTGAAGCGGACATTATTTTCACCGCCACTACCGCGCCGCACCCTATTCTGGACATCACCTGTCTGGCTCCGCTGCAAGACATGCGTGCCGAAAATCCCCTGCTGATACTGGACCTCGGCGTGCCCCGCAACACCGACCCGGCGGTACGACTACTGCCTTTTGTAAGGCTATACGATATCGAAGACCTGAAGGTGCTGTCTGACGCGCACTACGAGGCGCGTGTGCGCGAAGTGCCCTCCGCCCTACGCATCATCGAGGAAGAACTGGACGACTACCTGAGCTGGTGGCACACACGCGGGGCAGCGCCGCTCATCACAGCATTGCAAGAGTTTGCGGAGCAGGTGCGTCAGCAACAGCTGGAATGGGCACTGCCCAAACTGGGCAACCTGAACGAGCACCAGAGGCGTGTGATCGAGCAGCTCACCGTACGCATCGTCAAGCAGTTACTACACCGTCCCATTTCTGAGCTGCGCAACTTGCTGGATGAGGGGGACGCGCTGCCGATATTCGCCCGAGTGTTCGGGCTGGAGCAACAGGAGCGAGCGGTTGCCCTCGCTACTTCGCCGGAGGAGGAACCGTGA
- the hemL gene encoding glutamate-1-semialdehyde 2,1-aminomutase, with product MIHEKSYQLYTKAQQWMPAGVNSPVRAFRAVGGTPFYVQSAKGALLTDVDGNRYIDYVCSWGALILGHSHPSVVKAIKEAAAKGTSYGTPHEGEILLAEQITRAMPWIEMLRFVNSGTEAAISAIRLARAATGRSKILKFEGNYHGHADHLLAKAGSGVATFALPDSAGVPAEMTQHTLVAPYNRAEAVEALFREAGEQIAAVIVEPVAGNMGVVPPAPGFLQLLRDLTSRYRSLLIFDEVITGFRVSRQGAAGLYGIVPDLVCLGKIIGGGLPVGAYGGKRELMQMVAPLGPVYQAGTLSGNPLAMAAGLATLRELHEETYAQLEQRASFLQQAVAESTNKLGVPAQVNRVGSMLNVFFTEHPVTDSASAFTTDRQLYARLFHALLKRGVFLPPSALEAWFVSTAHTESYIERTARAFHAALKEALAA from the coding sequence ATGATTCACGAAAAGTCATATCAGCTGTACACTAAGGCACAGCAATGGATGCCTGCCGGCGTAAACAGTCCCGTACGGGCGTTCCGCGCGGTAGGAGGCACTCCCTTCTACGTGCAGTCCGCGAAGGGCGCGCTGCTTACCGATGTGGACGGCAACCGCTACATCGACTACGTCTGCTCCTGGGGTGCGCTCATCTTGGGGCACAGTCACCCTTCTGTGGTGAAAGCCATCAAAGAGGCGGCTGCGAAAGGCACCAGCTACGGCACACCACACGAGGGCGAAATCCTGCTGGCGGAACAGATTACCCGTGCAATGCCATGGATAGAGATGTTGCGTTTTGTCAATTCGGGCACAGAAGCCGCCATAAGCGCCATTCGCCTCGCTCGCGCTGCTACAGGGCGATCCAAAATCCTCAAGTTCGAAGGCAACTATCATGGTCACGCCGACCATCTGCTGGCAAAGGCAGGCTCCGGCGTCGCCACGTTTGCCTTGCCGGATAGCGCGGGCGTGCCTGCCGAGATGACGCAACACACGCTCGTTGCCCCGTACAACCGCGCAGAAGCGGTAGAAGCACTGTTCCGGGAAGCGGGAGAGCAGATTGCCGCCGTTATCGTAGAGCCGGTTGCAGGCAACATGGGCGTAGTACCCCCTGCTCCGGGCTTTCTGCAACTCCTGCGCGACCTGACCAGCCGCTACCGCTCCCTATTGATATTCGATGAGGTTATCACCGGTTTCCGGGTGTCACGGCAGGGCGCGGCAGGACTGTACGGCATCGTGCCGGACCTGGTGTGTCTGGGTAAGATTATCGGTGGAGGGCTGCCAGTAGGCGCATACGGAGGCAAGCGCGAACTGATGCAGATGGTTGCCCCGCTGGGACCGGTGTATCAGGCGGGCACGCTGTCGGGCAATCCGCTGGCGATGGCGGCGGGGCTGGCAACCCTGCGCGAACTACACGAGGAGACGTATGCGCAGCTGGAGCAGCGTGCATCCTTCTTGCAGCAAGCTGTCGCCGAATCCACAAACAAACTGGGCGTGCCTGCACAGGTGAACCGTGTGGGTTCCATGCTCAACGTCTTCTTCACCGAGCACCCGGTCACGGACAGCGCATCCGCCTTTACTACCGACCGCCAGCTGTACGCACGGCTGTTCCACGCTCTGTTAAAACGGGGGGTGTTTCTGCCGCCTTCTGCGCTGGAGGCATGGTTTGTGAGCACAGCACATACCGAATCATATATCGAGCGCACGGCGCGGGCTTTCCACGCCGCGCTGAAAGAGGCACTAGCGGCATGA
- the hemB gene encoding delta-aminolevulinic acid dehydratase, translating to MLTRQQTLDATYRLRRLRRMKSLRRMVQESTLSPDDFIYPLFVHEGASRREPIGAMPGQFRLSVDLLPAEVEQLSALGVPAVLLFGIASYKDAYASYATQRDSVVPQAIRTIKRANPELVVITDVCVCAYTEHGHCGIVREDGYVDNDASLSILAEMALAHAEAGADIVAPSAMMDGQVQAIREKLDEAGFTETAIMAYSAKYASAFYGPFREAADSAPQFGDRRSYQMDPPNAREAVREVLADVEQGADIVMVKPGLAYLDVVRLVREAVDVPLAVYNVSGEYSMLKAAAEKGWIDERAVGLEMLMAFRRAGADLIITYLAKEAAEWLKGS from the coding sequence ATGTTGACACGACAACAAACGCTTGACGCCACCTATCGTCTGCGCCGCCTGCGTCGCATGAAAAGCCTGCGGCGCATGGTGCAAGAGAGTACTCTCTCGCCCGACGATTTCATCTATCCTCTCTTTGTACACGAGGGAGCCAGTCGCCGTGAACCGATTGGCGCGATGCCCGGGCAGTTTCGTCTGAGCGTAGACCTGTTGCCTGCGGAGGTTGAACAGCTATCCGCTCTCGGCGTGCCTGCGGTGTTGCTGTTCGGCATCGCCAGCTATAAGGATGCTTATGCCAGCTACGCCACACAGCGTGATAGCGTGGTGCCGCAGGCAATTCGCACCATCAAGCGGGCGAACCCCGAACTGGTGGTCATTACCGATGTATGCGTTTGCGCCTATACCGAGCACGGGCACTGCGGCATCGTGCGCGAGGACGGATACGTGGACAACGACGCCTCGCTGTCTATTCTGGCGGAGATGGCTCTGGCACATGCCGAAGCGGGGGCGGACATTGTGGCTCCCAGCGCGATGATGGACGGACAGGTGCAGGCGATACGCGAAAAACTGGACGAAGCAGGCTTCACCGAAACCGCGATTATGGCGTACTCCGCAAAATATGCATCCGCGTTCTACGGTCCGTTCCGTGAGGCGGCGGACTCCGCCCCGCAGTTTGGCGACCGGCGCAGCTACCAGATGGACCCGCCCAACGCTCGTGAGGCGGTACGCGAGGTGCTCGCCGACGTAGAGCAAGGCGCGGACATCGTGATGGTGAAGCCAGGGCTGGCTTATCTGGATGTAGTACGCCTCGTCCGTGAGGCGGTAGATGTGCCGCTGGCGGTGTATAACGTGAGCGGCGAATATTCGATGCTCAAAGCTGCTGCCGAAAAGGGTTGGATAGACGAACGCGCGGTCGGGTTGGAGATGCTGATGGCGTTCCGCCGCGCAGGAGCAGACCTGATTATCACCTATCTGGCGAAGGAGGCAGCAGAATGGCTGAAAGGCAGCTGA
- the hemC gene encoding porphobilinogen deaminase, translating to MSHTPANGVLRVGTRGSALAQAQTASVVQALRERYPDFCIETIVIRTSGDRQQREVVGAFVKELQDALLQNRIDVAVHSLKDLPTQRVAGLTVAAIPPRADARDVLVSRGESFSTLPENSRVGAGSLRRSAQLRWHRRDLQYLPLVGNVDTRIRRLREGAYDAIVLAAAGLQRLGFLEMPEDTSLTTPEGVELSLYLFDTEHILPAPGQGALALECRENDIPTIELLQPLDHLPSRRAVTAERALLHALGGGCRVPIAAYAEVQGERLILNALVADSDGHELVRDVITGNAAEAQMLGVALAEQLLARGASRLLGD from the coding sequence GTGAGCCACACGCCAGCAAACGGCGTTTTGCGCGTAGGCACACGGGGAAGCGCGCTTGCACAGGCACAAACCGCATCGGTTGTGCAGGCACTGCGCGAACGGTATCCTGACTTCTGTATTGAAACTATCGTCATCCGCACCAGCGGCGACCGTCAGCAGCGCGAGGTGGTCGGCGCATTCGTGAAGGAACTGCAGGATGCCCTCCTGCAGAATCGGATAGACGTGGCGGTACACAGCCTGAAAGACCTGCCTACCCAGCGTGTGGCAGGATTAACCGTCGCGGCAATACCTCCCCGTGCCGATGCACGCGATGTGCTGGTTTCAAGAGGTGAATCGTTCTCAACACTGCCCGAGAACTCCCGTGTGGGAGCGGGGAGCCTGCGCCGTTCTGCTCAACTGCGGTGGCATCGGCGCGACCTACAATACCTGCCGCTGGTGGGGAACGTAGATACCCGCATCCGCAGGCTGCGCGAAGGGGCATACGATGCTATCGTGCTCGCCGCAGCGGGGCTGCAAAGGCTGGGGTTTCTTGAGATGCCGGAAGACACCAGCCTGACTACGCCCGAAGGTGTCGAGCTGAGCCTTTACCTGTTCGACACCGAACACATACTCCCTGCCCCCGGACAGGGCGCGTTGGCGCTGGAATGTCGCGAAAACGATATACCTACCATCGAGCTGCTCCAGCCACTGGACCACCTCCCTTCTCGCCGGGCAGTCACCGCCGAACGCGCGTTGCTACACGCATTGGGGGGCGGTTGTCGGGTACCTATCGCCGCATATGCCGAGGTGCAAGGAGAGCGTCTTATCTTGAATGCGCTGGTCGCCGACTCAGACGGTCATGAACTGGTTCGCGACGTGATAACAGGCAACGCCGCAGAAGCGCAGATGCTGGGTGTCGCGCTGGCAGAGCAACTGCTCGCTCGCGGCGCATCGAGATTGCTGGGGGACTGA
- the mqnE gene encoding aminodeoxyfutalosine synthase, which yields MIAERILGNELMPIYEKVIEGVRLDEADGRLLYKTPNLTGVGYLANLVRERMHGDKAYYVRNQHINYTNLCNKLCKFCSFYAKKGGPVPYTLTPEQVKQRLRQYLHVPITEVHIVGGIHPKLPFQYYLDLLHAVKEVRPDVHIKAFTAVEIVQIAEVAGMDYEHTLRALKAAGLDSLPGGGLEIYSERVHQELFPRKIGGEEWSEVARAAARVGLNQYATMLYGHIETVEERVEHLIRLRELQDETGHFLALTPLSFHPEGTELEHLPHPSGYDDLRNIAVSRLMLDNFAHIKSFWVMNTPAVTQVALWYGADDVDGTIHEYEIVYQDESPGERHQMLTRQQLIEMILEAGRIPVERDSHYNEVPTRPQERDLVIA from the coding sequence ATGATTGCGGAACGCATTCTCGGCAACGAGTTGATGCCGATATACGAAAAAGTGATAGAGGGCGTTCGTCTGGATGAGGCGGATGGACGCCTGCTCTACAAAACCCCTAACCTCACAGGCGTAGGTTACCTGGCAAACCTCGTACGCGAGCGGATGCACGGCGATAAGGCATACTACGTGCGCAACCAGCACATTAACTACACCAACCTCTGCAACAAGCTGTGCAAGTTTTGCTCGTTTTACGCCAAGAAAGGTGGTCCCGTGCCTTACACGCTGACCCCGGAGCAGGTAAAGCAACGACTGCGTCAGTACCTGCACGTGCCCATTACCGAAGTGCATATCGTCGGGGGAATCCATCCGAAACTGCCCTTCCAATATTATCTGGACCTGCTACATGCGGTGAAGGAAGTGCGCCCCGATGTGCATATCAAGGCGTTTACCGCGGTGGAGATTGTGCAGATTGCAGAAGTGGCGGGTATGGACTACGAACATACCCTGCGCGCACTGAAGGCGGCGGGGCTGGACAGCCTGCCGGGGGGAGGGCTGGAGATTTACTCGGAGCGGGTGCATCAAGAGTTGTTCCCGCGCAAAATCGGCGGGGAGGAATGGAGCGAGGTCGCCCGCGCCGCAGCGCGTGTGGGGCTAAATCAATACGCTACCATGCTTTATGGGCATATTGAGACCGTAGAGGAGCGTGTGGAGCATCTGATTCGCCTGCGTGAGTTACAGGACGAAACGGGGCACTTTCTCGCGCTCACTCCGCTCAGCTTTCACCCAGAGGGCACCGAGCTGGAGCATCTGCCTCATCCCTCAGGCTACGATGACCTGCGCAATATCGCGGTGTCACGCCTCATGCTGGATAATTTTGCCCATATCAAGTCTTTCTGGGTGATGAACACTCCGGCGGTGACGCAGGTGGCGTTGTGGTATGGCGCGGACGACGTGGACGGCACGATACACGAATATGAGATAGTGTATCAGGACGAGTCGCCGGGTGAGCGTCATCAGATGCTTACGCGCCAGCAGTTGATAGAGATGATCCTGGAAGCAGGACGTATCCCCGTGGAGCGCGACAGCCACTACAATGAGGTGCCCACACGCCCGCAGGAGAGAGACCTGGTTATCGCCTAG
- a CDS encoding dihydroorotase: protein MSEQDALCFDLIIRGGTVVDGSGGEPFVADVGVRGERIVAIGDLRAAHAPCVIEAAGLCVAPGFIDIHTHSDISLLYNPQQTSALAQGITTQVVGNCGIAMGMITDEPIFAYERRWLAPYGIRVTWEGRLARFYELVGERGTATHIIPQVAHGTLRKRVMGMERRPPTSAELGQMQHLMEQAVEDGVWGFSTGLEYAPGSYAQTEEIIALAKVAAKHGLFYSTHLRDEADRLVEAVQEALRIGEEAGIAVQLSHHKADGERNWGLVQRTLQMVEKARAKGMDVMLDQYPYDAYLTSLLTGILPDWATEGGPDAIVHRLTAPSVREQIRSEILVLHPDWNEPDHWQRVVIAVARNNRDLQGKSILHIAHERGCHPLDCVLDILIEEHTFVSAARFTLSEEDVQTVLRYPLTMIGSDAIATAPLGKMSVDRVHPRNYGTFPRVLGRYVRELRLLSLPEAVHKMTGLPARRLGLHDRGILREGSVADITVFNPITVQDRATFEEPHQLPVGIEYVLVCGKVALERGVPTGTLAGQVLRRRPA from the coding sequence GTGAGTGAACAGGATGCGCTTTGTTTTGACCTGATAATTCGCGGCGGCACGGTGGTAGACGGCTCAGGTGGCGAACCGTTCGTCGCCGACGTGGGCGTTCGCGGGGAACGTATCGTGGCGATTGGCGATCTGCGTGCAGCGCACGCCCCTTGCGTTATCGAGGCAGCGGGCTTGTGCGTGGCACCCGGTTTCATCGATATCCACACCCACTCCGACATCAGCCTGTTGTACAATCCACAGCAAACGTCCGCACTGGCACAGGGCATTACTACACAGGTAGTGGGCAATTGCGGTATCGCGATGGGTATGATTACCGATGAACCGATTTTCGCCTATGAACGGCGCTGGCTGGCTCCGTACGGTATCCGTGTGACGTGGGAGGGCAGACTGGCGCGTTTCTATGAGCTGGTCGGAGAACGAGGCACTGCGACCCATATCATCCCACAGGTAGCACACGGCACGCTGCGCAAGCGCGTGATGGGCATGGAACGCCGCCCGCCGACCTCCGCGGAGCTGGGTCAAATGCAGCATCTGATGGAACAGGCGGTGGAGGACGGTGTATGGGGGTTCTCTACAGGGCTGGAGTATGCACCCGGCTCGTACGCACAAACGGAAGAGATTATCGCTCTGGCGAAAGTGGCGGCGAAGCATGGGCTGTTCTACTCCACCCACCTGCGCGATGAGGCGGATAGGCTGGTGGAGGCAGTTCAGGAAGCACTGCGCATCGGTGAAGAGGCGGGAATCGCGGTGCAGCTGTCGCACCACAAAGCAGACGGTGAACGCAACTGGGGGCTGGTGCAGCGGACACTGCAGATGGTAGAAAAGGCGCGTGCAAAGGGAATGGACGTGATGCTGGACCAGTACCCGTATGACGCTTACCTCACCTCGCTGCTGACCGGAATCCTCCCCGACTGGGCAACCGAAGGTGGACCAGATGCTATCGTGCACCGTTTGACTGCCCCCTCTGTTCGTGAGCAGATCAGGTCGGAGATTCTGGTACTGCATCCCGACTGGAATGAGCCCGATCACTGGCAGCGTGTGGTGATCGCCGTCGCACGAAACAACCGCGACCTGCAGGGCAAGAGCATCCTGCACATCGCCCATGAACGAGGGTGCCATCCGCTGGATTGCGTGCTGGATATTCTGATAGAGGAACATACCTTCGTCAGCGCGGCACGTTTCACCCTGAGCGAAGAGGATGTGCAAACGGTGTTGCGCTATCCCCTGACCATGATCGGCTCGGACGCCATCGCCACCGCGCCGCTGGGCAAGATGTCGGTAGACCGCGTGCATCCCCGCAACTACGGTACCTTCCCGCGCGTGCTGGGGCGTTATGTACGCGAGCTACGCCTGCTCTCGTTGCCCGAAGCAGTACATAAGATGACCGGTCTGCCTGCGCGCAGGCTCGGCTTGCACGACAGAGGGATACTTCGCGAAGGATCTGTGGCAGATATCACGGTATTCAACCCTATAACAGTGCAGGACAGAGCTACCTTCGAGGAACCGCACCAGCTGCCCGTCGGTATAGAGTACGTGCTTGTTTGTGGTAAGGTTGCTCTGGAACGAGGCGTGCCTACCGGCACGCTGGCGGGTCAGGTGCTTCGACGGCGCCCGGCTTAG